From the genome of Bombyx mori chromosome 16, ASM3026992v2, one region includes:
- the LOC732867 gene encoding abhydrolase domain containing 11 (The RefSeq protein has 1 substitution compared to this genomic sequence): protein MLLNILGPKNFFTRFSSSTKLLSVSVQRCWNSTALSAETVDLAYASYESTSDSENSSQPPLVILHGLLGSKNNWNSMSKAIHRTTGRKVISVDARNHGDSRHSPQHTYVHMAHDVMRLLKKLELSKVSLLGHSMGGRTAMVLSLLCSDLVASLIVVDISPAKTSPQIFSMATLFDAMTAVSIRPGIAMSKARKLADDQLKSFTPDINLRNFLITNLVQTNAGSFTWRVNIPALKDNFQNHISSFPSNLKGLQYCGPTLFVGGSLSDYIGKNDLPEIQEYFPLADLIFIEGAGHWVHSQKPEKFLEMVSKFLTEK, encoded by the exons ATGCTACTCAATATATTAGGTCCAAAAAACTTTTTTACCCGTTTCAGTAGTTCCACAAAATTACTCAGTGTCAGTGTCCAAAGATGCTGGAATTCTACAGCATTGAGCGCAGAAACAGTAGATTTGGCCTACGCTTCTTACGAGAGCACTTCGGACTCTGAAAATTCATCACAACCTCCTCTAGTCATATTACACGGCTTGTTAGGTTCTAAGAACAATTGGAATAGCATGAGTAAAGCAATACATAGGACAACAGGCAGAAAAGTGATAAGTGTTGATGCTCGTAATCATGGTGACAGTCGACATTCACCCCAGCACACATATGTACACATGGCTCATGATGTAATGCGGCTGCTAAAGAAATTAGAGTTGTCAAAGGTATCACTGCTTGGGCACAGTATGGGAGGCCGAACTGCCATGGTGCTATCACTGCTATGT TCTGACTTGGTTGCCAGTTTAATTGTGGTGGACATCTCACCAGCGAAGACTAGTCCTCAAATATTCTCAATGGCCACCCTTTTTGATGCTATGACTGCAGTATCAATAAGGCCTGGTATAGCTATGTCTAAGGCACGAAAACTTGCAGATGACCAACTTAAATCATTTACACCCGATATAAATCTCAGGAATTTTCTTATAACTAATTTAGTACAAACTAATGCAGGATCTTTTACTTGGAGAGTCAATATACCGGCTCTAAAAGATAATTTTCAAAACCACATCTCATCCTTCCCATCAAACTTAAAAGGCCTTCAGTATTGTGGACCAACATTGTTTGTTGGAGGTTCACTATCTGATTATATTGG TAAAAATGATTTACCCGAGATTCAAGAATATTTTCCACTAGCAGATCTAATATTTATCGAAGGAGCTGGACACTGGGTGCACAGTCAGAAACCAGAAAAGTTCTTGGAAATTGTCTCCAAATTTCTTACGGAAAAATGA
- the LOC692933 gene encoding diphthamide synthesis protein (The RefSeq protein has 2 substitutions compared to this genomic sequence) — MEDFTNNPGIVVIRAKPEGQRKTFKPKVRSLNKIPDDLLNDPLLNRACAALPENYNFEIHKTIWRIRSTAAKRVALQMPEGLTMFATTLCDIIETFTEADTVIMGDVTYGACCIDDFTAVALGVDLLVHYGHSCLIPIDQTSSIKVLYIFVDIKIDPSHFIETIKVNFPSKTHLALVSTIQFVTTLHSVAKNLRIEEYMVTVPQTKPLSPGEILGCTAPKLQADAIVYLGDGRFHIESIMIANPTISAQKYDPYDKKFTKEEYDHVLMKANRQKQVKTAESASNFGLILGTLGRQGSTKVLANLEKQLSNSDKHYVKILLSEIFPSKLALFGLDAFVQVACPRLSIDWGTAFPKPLLTPYEFAVSLGKTKWLKDDGTYPMDFYSNDSLGPWTPNYKPVLCSDNIKECDNCCGKKDK; from the exons atggaagATTTTACCAATAATCCTGGTATAGTTGTTATACGTGCGAAACCGGAAGGACAAAGAAAAACTTTTAAACCCAAAGTTagatctttaaataaaatacctgaTGATTTGTTGAATGATCCCCTGCTAAACAGGGCTTGCGCGGCTTTaccagaaaattataatttcgaaaTACACAAGACGATATGGAGAATACGGTCTACAGCGGCAAAACGCGTGGCCCTACAGATGCCTGAAG gTCTAACTATGTTTGCAACGACCCTCTGTGACATAATAGAAACATTCACCGAAGCCGATACTGTGATAATGGGAGATGTGACATACGGAGCCTGCTGTATAGATGACTTCACTGCTGTGGCACTCGGTGTAGACCTCCTTGTGCACTATGGACACTCTTGCCTAATTCCCATAGATCAAACTAGTAGTATTAAGGTTCTGTACATATTTGTGGATATAAAAATTGATCCGTCACATTTCATAGAAACAATAAAAGTAAACTTTCCATCTAAAACTCATTTAGCATTAGTTAGCACAATTCAATTCGTAACCACTCTACATTCTGTAGCTAAGAATCTTCGTATTGAAGAATACATGGTTACAGTGCCACAAACTAAACCCCTTTCACCAGGAGAGATACTAGGATGCACTGCTCCTAAATTACAAGCAGATGCAATTGTTTATTTAGGAGATGGAAGATTTCATTTAGAATCTATAATGATAGCGAATCCTACAATAAGTGCCTACAAATATGATCCATatgataaaaaatttacaaaagaagAATATGATCATGTTCTCATGAAGGCCAACAGACAGAAGCAAGTGAAGACTGCGGAGTCTGCAAGTAATTTTGGCCTTATTCTTGGCACTCTTGGAAGACAGGGCAGCACaaaagtgttagcaaatttagAAAAGCAATTATCAAACTCTGATAAACATTATGTAAAGATATTGCTATCAGAGATTTTTCCTAGCAAACTTGCCTTATTTGGACTGGATGCATTTGTTCAGGTAGCCTGTCCCAGATTGTCTATCGACTGGGGTACAGCATTCCCAAAACCATTATTAACGCCTTATGAATTTGCAGTGAGTTTAGGCAAAACAAAATGGTTGAAAGACGATGGTACTTATCCAATGGATTTCTATTCTAATGACAGTTTAGGACCATGGACACCAAATTACAAACCTGTGTTGTGTTCAGACAATATTAAAGAATGTGATAATTGCTGTGGAAAAAAGGACAAGTGA